From Streptomyces sp. TLI_105, the proteins below share one genomic window:
- a CDS encoding sugar phosphate isomerase/epimerase, translating into MTVSPEETTAGDELRRTLGVSRRRFLSTCTATAAVAIAAPVFGSSPALAQTEPATADDRGRSALVPPDKRGLILYTVRDAVARDPLASDLPSGFREVFRQLARYGYRQVEFAGYRQHANAPGGADLGTVEGARLMRSWLDEYGLRAQGSHGFIPSSWPLTPADLDAFRRALEIANILGMEHMGTGGDPTGSPYRADWDVAADKWNTLGALAAREGIKLYTHNHDSAYDFLLDGGPLDAQGRPTRSSGIRKLEYFLQVSDARSVYLELDVFWAHVAQYKFHTYTAHDGSRQEQIFDPAGLVARHTPRFPLFHAKDGVINPQSGMGYDMVPFGTGDIDYRRFFTRVGAKNRHHPMVEQDTAPSATVPGQSLEYARIGYDNLAALRAHR; encoded by the coding sequence GTGACCGTGTCCCCCGAAGAGACCACCGCCGGCGACGAGCTGCGCCGCACGCTCGGTGTCAGCCGCCGCCGCTTCCTCAGCACCTGCACGGCCACCGCGGCCGTGGCGATCGCCGCCCCCGTCTTCGGCTCCTCGCCCGCCCTGGCGCAGACCGAGCCCGCGACGGCCGACGACCGCGGCCGCTCCGCCCTCGTCCCGCCGGACAAGCGCGGACTCATCCTCTACACCGTCCGGGACGCGGTGGCACGCGACCCGCTCGCCTCCGACCTGCCGTCCGGTTTCCGCGAGGTGTTCCGGCAGCTGGCCCGGTACGGCTACCGGCAGGTGGAGTTCGCCGGGTACCGTCAGCACGCCAACGCCCCCGGCGGCGCGGACCTCGGCACCGTCGAGGGCGCGCGGCTGATGCGCTCCTGGCTCGACGAGTACGGGCTGCGCGCCCAGGGCAGCCACGGCTTCATCCCGAGCTCCTGGCCGCTCACCCCCGCCGACCTGGACGCGTTCCGTCGGGCCCTGGAGATCGCGAACATCCTCGGCATGGAGCACATGGGCACCGGCGGCGACCCCACCGGCAGCCCCTACCGCGCCGACTGGGACGTCGCCGCCGACAAGTGGAACACCCTGGGCGCCCTCGCCGCCCGGGAAGGGATCAAGCTCTACACCCACAACCACGACAGCGCCTACGACTTCCTCCTCGACGGCGGTCCGCTCGACGCCCAGGGCCGGCCGACCCGCAGCTCCGGCATCCGGAAGCTGGAGTACTTCCTGCAGGTCAGCGACGCCAGAAGCGTCTACCTGGAGCTGGACGTCTTCTGGGCCCACGTGGCCCAGTACAAGTTCCACACCTACACCGCCCACGACGGCTCCCGGCAAGAACAGATCTTCGACCCGGCCGGGCTCGTGGCCCGCCACACGCCCCGCTTCCCGCTCTTCCACGCCAAGGACGGCGTGATCAATCCGCAGAGCGGCATGGGCTACGACATGGTGCCGTTCGGCACCGGCGACATCGACTACCGGCGCTTCTTCACCCGGGTCGGGGCGAAGAACCGCCACCACCCGATGGTCGAACAGGACACCGCCCCGAGCGCCACCGTCCCCGGGCAGTCGCTGGAGTACGCCCGCATCGGCTACGACAACCTCGCCGCCCTCCGCGCCCACCGCTGA